The Cucumis melo cultivar AY chromosome 6, USDA_Cmelo_AY_1.0, whole genome shotgun sequence genome includes a region encoding these proteins:
- the LOC103500163 gene encoding transcription factor TCP1 has translation MGSSSYNPNPFPCFPSSSSSTTNSYNLPLSIPSLLNFDPSSNNTSTVNFHHQPHQDPLSFLAPYFPIAHFSTLTPPETAVINFAVAGNNIQALGDMVVPSAPGAGTTGMGKKDRHSKIYTAQGLRDRRVRLSIDIARKFFDLQDMLGYDKASKTLEWLFSKSRKAIKELSRTKNVGFHGGAKKLSLAAASSDVEEEYDDDKGWELKMKSMLRIDEQEKVSKEKVEIFNLVAKESRAKARARARERTMEKKQVDDSKVYGHQKGGAQEVSDHWSKHLNHSTETSNLSMEESSFMNKRKIYAKKFINHDNYTTVKSCRDDENAETSHWKLLDQMKASKRKWKPSIISGSSQRNLLISIDDIPINLPRNLDTNNSAGYRFAK, from the coding sequence atgggatctTCAAGCTATAATCCCAACCCTTTTCCTTGTTTTCCTTCTTCTAGCTCTTCCACTACTAATTCCTACAATCTCCCTCTCTCCATTCCTTCACTTCTCAACTTTGACCCTTCGTCCAACAACACTTCGACTGTCAACTTCCATCACCAACCCCATCAAGATCCACTCTCATTTCTAGCTCCCTACTTTCCCATTGCCCATTTCTCCACGTTGACACCTCCCGAGACGGCCGTGATCAATTTTGCCGTAGCGGGGAACAACATTCAAGCTCTTGGTGATATGGTTGTCCCGAGCGCTCCTGGAGCAGGGACAACGGGGATGGGGAAGAAGGATCGGCATAGCAAGATTTATACGGCTCAGGGTTTGCGCGATCGGAGAGTGAGATTGTCCATTGATATAGCTCGAAAGTTCTTTGATTTGCAAGACATGTTAGGGTACGATAAAGCAAGCAAAACCCTAGAGTGGCTGTTTAGCAAATCCAGAAAAGCAATTAAAGAGCTTTCAAGGACCAAGAATGTTGGGTTTCATGGAGGGGCTAAAAAATTGTCTTTGGCAGCTGCTTCTTCAGATGTTGAAGAAGAATATGATGATGATAAAGGATGGGAGCTGAAGATGAAATCAATGTTGAGGATTGATGAACAAGAGAAAGTAAgtaaagaaaaagttgaaattttTAATCTTGTTGCTAAAGAATCAAGAGCTAAAGCAAGAGCAAGAGCAAGAGAGAGAACGATGGAGAAGAAGCAAGTTGACGACAGCAAAGTTTACGGTCATCAGAAGGGCGGCGCCCAAGAAGTTTCGGATCATTGGAGTAAGCATTTGAATCATAGCACTGAAACATCAAATCTGTCAATGGAGGAATCCTCCTTCATGAACAAGAGAAAGATTTATGCTAAGAAGTTCATCAACCACGACAACTACACTACTGTGAAATCTTGTCGGGACGACGAGAATGCCGAAACCTCTCATTGGAAGCTTTTGGATCAGATGAAGGCTTCAAAGAGGAAATGGAAACCTTCCATTATTTCTGGTTCTTCTCAAAGAAATCTTCTCATTTCCATTGATGATATTCCCATTaacttacctcgaaatttggATACCAATAACAGCGCCGGTTATCGTTTTGCaaagtaa